The sequence CCCACTGCAGGTGACGTCAATACATGGGCTTTGTTTATTGCCATTAGAAATAAAAAACGTGGGACAGGAGTGGGATAGGGGGGGGCAAATGAAAAAAGCACATAGGGCAAAAACGCTCTATGTGCTTGAATTTTCAATGGCTGGGGGACAGGGATTCGAACCCCGATAAGCGGAGTCAGAGTCCGCTGTCTTGCCGTTAGACCATCCCCCAGAATGGGTGCTGTTGAGGGAGATTATTTAGACAGTTTTGGTAGTTCTGTCAAGGAAAAAGACCCTTAAGATATGAGGACTCCGGCATAGCCAACGACCTGTTTGGTGTCACCGGAGATTTCACCAGAATCTGTGTAGCGGACAAGTTCGGTTTTCGTGGCCCCAAGTTCTAAGGCTGCTATCAGGGCAACGGTGACCGGCATGATTCCGCACATTGAAATGTTGTGTCCGATGACAGAACGGTAGAGTATATTCGGATCCATATCTGCTATCTTCTTCAGCACATAATGATCCTTTTTGTCAGCTGCTTCCCGTGGTTCGTAATGGGTCATGTCGGTAGAGGCAACAATCAGGATATTTCCGCTATCATTTTGTTTGATGACTTCTGCCAGGGCCAGGCCAAGTTCATTCAGAATCTGATAGGAGACGTGTGAGATAGTGATGGGGACAATGGAGAGATTCGGTTGTACCATCTGAAGAAAAGGAATCTGCACTTCCAGTGAATGTTCATAGGTGTGTGCGAGTTCATCTTCCTCAATAATATCTGTTGCTTCAAGTAAATCCTGCGCAAAGTGACGGTTAACGGGGACACTGCCCATGGGCATATTCCAGGTGGCAGTGGAGAGGGCTACGGGGGCGCCTTTTCCGGTATGGTTGGGGCCAAGAAGGATTACCGTTTCCGGAACTTCTACCCTGCCAAGTGTTTCAGCTGCAACCCCTCCAGAGTATACGTATCCGGCATGAGGAGATAGGGCGGCCAGAACTTTTTGTTTTGTTGCAGGTAGAGGATGGTTGCCTGCTAATTCCCTAATGGCGAGTCGCAGAGACTCTGCATCTCCAGGGTAAAATCTGCCGGCAACAGCCGGTGAACGAATGATGGATGCCATGTCAGCTCCGTTTTACGCTCCAGCCGGTTCCTTCCGGTCCGTCTTTGAGCTCTATTCCACGGTCGAGAAGTTCATCGCGGATTTCATCGCTTCGGGTCCAGTTTTTGTCTGTTCGAGCCTGGTTGCGTTCTGCTATAAGTGCAAGAATCTCGGCTTCGCTGATGTCAGTTTCTGCAAGCATGGCAGCCTTCTTGTGGGCAAGATATTCGGCTGCATTTTCCTGAACTATTCCCATGATAGCGGCAAGCTTTACGATGTCTGCAGAACCACTTTTCAGTAGATTGTAATCAGAGGTCGCGGGTACATCAGGAAGCTGCTGGATAATCTTATTGATGACCTTTACTGTTTCAAAAAGGCTTGCCTGGGCCTGGGCAGTATTAAAGTCATTGTCCATGGCCTTCTGGAATCGTTCTTCCAGTGACTCTATCTTTTTTATGTCTTTTGGTGTTGCAACGATTTCAGCACTGTCAGAATGAGCCGTTCCAAGAGCATCGCAGGCGGCAATACACTCATAAAGACGATCGAGACCCGTCATGGCATCCTGCATGGCTGCCTCGGAAAAATCGAGCGGGTTGCGATACTGGGTGGAAAAGATAAAAAATCTCAGCACCTCAGGGTGGTAATGGGCAAGAATATCTCTGATGGTAAGGAAATTTCCAAGAGATTTCGACATCTTTTCATCACGGATGGTGACAAAGCCATGATGGATCCACATATTGACAAAGGGTTTATTATTGGCACCTTCACTCTGGGCCAGTTCGTTCTCATGATGTGGGAAGATCAGATCTTGACCACCGCCATGGATATCAAAGGTGGAACCAAGATATTTGCGACTCATGGCGGAGCATTCGATATGCCAGCCAGGTCTTCCAGGGCCCCACGGGCTATCCCAGCTGGGTTCTCCCGGTTTGGATGCCTTCCACATTACAAAATCCATGGGATCTGTTTTGTTTTCATTGACGGAAACGCGGGCACCTGCCTGCATATCGTCAAGGTTCCGCCCTGAAAGTTTGCCGTATCCATCAAAAGAATGCACTTTATAGTAGACATCTCCCCCGGCGGGGTAGGCCATGCCCTTATCGATGAGTTCACTTACCAGGTCAATCATTTCCTGGATGTGCTCGGTGGCCTTTGGTTCCATTGTTGGCCTGTCCACGCCAAGTCTGTCCATGTCAACGTAGAATTCATCAATAAAACGATTAGCGAGCTCTTCTGTTGTGGTTCCCTGTTCCTCTGCGCGTGCAATGATTTTGTCATCAATGTCAGTGAAATTCCTGATGTATGTGACTTTGTTGCCACGATACCTGAGGTAGCGGACTATCATGTCGAAGGCGAGTGCCGATCGCGCATGTCCAATATGGCAGTAATCGTAGGATGTAATTCCACAGACATAGAGTTTTATATGCCCAGGTTCGATGGGTTTTAGGAGTTCTTTTTTTCTGGTAAGTGTATTGTATATCTTAACTGGCATAGTCGCGGTGGTTCCGGTTTTATCAAGTGGTTGGAAACCTGTTTTCTTTAAGTACCTTATGTATTCTTTTCTTGTTTTTTGAAAAGAATTTGGTGAAGGTGCTTTCACCCCTCAAGGGGTACTGTACTGAGTACTGGCTTACTTGGTGTTCACCAGTATGAGAGAATAAAAAAAAGTATAAGTTCATTGATACCATAAATCAATTGCGGGGAAAAGAGAAGAATGGCTGAAAAAAATAGCAGCAGTGGCAGTAAAATTGATATGCTGAGGGTGTGGGTACATCCAAGAGTTCTTACCATGCTTTTTCTCGGGTTTTCGGCTGGAGTTCCAATACTTCTTATTTTTTCAACCCTTTCGGTATGGCTGCGTGAAGCCGGAGTCAGTCGTTCTGCGGTAACGTTTTTCAGTTGGGCGGCACTCGGCTATTCCTTTAAATTTATATGGGCACCTCTTGTCGACAAACTCCCCCTGCCACTATTGACAAAAATGTTCGGCCGTCGTCGTTCCTGGATGTTATTTTCTCAATTTTCGGTGATTACAGCTATCGTCTGGATGGGCCTTACCGATCCCACCCGCAGTGATACCAGTCTTGTATATATGGCCCTGGCTGCTGTTTTTCTCGGCTTTTCTTCTGCGACTCAGGATATTGTTATTGATGCCTATCGTATTGAAAGTGTCGATGAGTCCATGCAGGCCATGCTGGCATCCACCTATGTTGCCGGGTACCGGATCGGCATGCTTGTGGCAGGTGCGGGGTCTCTTTATATCGCTTCCTGGCTGGGGACGTCGCGTGAGTTGTACAATGTGAGCGCCTGGCGTGGAACCTACCTTGTCATGGCTGCTGTTATGCTGGTTGGGGTAGCTACGACCTGTGTTATAGACGAACCTCAGGGTTCTGGCAAAACCCCCTATCGCTATACAGTCATTCAGTATATCAGATTCCTCTGTCTTTTTCTGCTTGCTGCTGCTCTTTTTGCAGCATGTTTTTTTCTCAGTGCTTCCTTTGTTGCCTCGCTGAAAGAACAACTGGTTGCAAGCGCTGGCATACATGGAAAACTCATAGGCTTTATGGTGGAAACAGTACGCCTCTTTCTTGCGCTTGGAGTGGCGGCCTTTGGGGCTCTTCTGGCTGTTAAAGCAGGGCTTGCTGATAGGGACATGGTGCAGGAGAGTTATGTTGCACCGGTTCAGGACTTTTTCCTCCGTTATGGAGTGAAAACAGCAGTTGTCCTTCTCCTTTTGGTCGGGTTTTACAGGATTTCAGATATTGTCCTTGGGGTGGTTTCCAATGTGTTTTATCTGGACATGGGCTTTAGTAAGAACGTGATAGCTACAGTCACAAAGACTTTTGGCCTTTTGATGACACTTGCTGGTGGATTTCTTGGCGGGGTACTTACTATTCGTTATGGCGTATACCGTATGCTCTTTGTTGGTGGAGTTCTGGCTGCAGCAACCAATCTGCTCTTTATGCTCCTTGCGCAAAGCGGGGAGAATATAACTGTTCTCACTGTGGTGATTGGTGCTGATAATCTCTGTGCGGGACTGGCGTCAACAGCCTTTGTGGCCTTTCTCTCCAGTCTTACCAATATCTCTTTTACCGCTGTTCAATATGCTCTGTTCTCATCACTGATGACATTATTTCCTAAATTGATAGGTGGTTACTCGGGCACTGCCGTTTCAAGTTATGGCTATGAAACATTTTTTCTGATGACAGCAGTCCTTGGGGTGCCGGTACTGGTTTTAATCTGGTTTGCAGGGAGACTGGTTGAGAAAAAAACCTGATTCTTCCATATGATTGATAAGCTTTCGATGGCCCGCCGGAAAGGCGTGGCTTGCAAGAGCAGTAAACGGGATCCATTTGAATTCCTGCGCGGCGTGGAGAACTGGATCGCTATCCTGTTGAGCAAGCGTCACAAGGAAACAGTGCAGAGTGACTTTATAGCGGGTGAAATGATGGATGGTGGTGGTGATCTTTGAGTCAATCTCTATCTTAAACTCCGTTTCCTCAAAAAACTCCCGGACGACCGTCTGCTCTGGGGTTTCTCCCAGTTTTAACCGCCCACCGGGGAATTCCCAGAGCGATCCCCACACATCATCCTCGAGGCGCTGCTGAATAAAGAGTTGCCCATTGTGAAGAAGGACACCCGTAGCCATCTCAATAGGGAGAATCTTTGTACTTTTTTTGGGTATAGGCCGTTCAGGGATAAGATCGTGTTTGAGGGCCAGACAGTATGGTGCCAGGGGGCACAGGGAGCAATCCGGTTTTTTGGGGCGGCAGATAAGCGCTCCTAGTTCCATCAGGCCCTGATTAAAGTTTCTCGCCTGTTTGGGGGGGAGCAGTGTTTCTGCCTTCTGCCAGTGGATTCTTTTTGCTTCCGGGCTTCCTGAAATCAGATCTATATTAAAGAGCCGTGCAAAAATCCGTTCGATATTGGCATCAACCACTGGTACGTCACGGTTGAAGCTGATGGAAGCTATGGCGCCTGCCGTATAGGGACCGATGCCGGGCAATTTCAGCAGCTCCTTTCGGCTGCTTGGAATCCTTCCCTCGTGTCTCTCGACAAGGATCTGTGCAGTTTTCAAGATGTTTCGTGCTCTTGAATAATAGCCCAGTCCCTCCCAGCACTTCAAAATCTGATCTTCAGAGGCCATTGCCAGTGTTGCTATATCTGGAAATGTATTCATCCAGCGAGAAAAAAAAACAGTAACTCGATCCATCTGAGTCTGTTGGAGCATAATTTCTGATATCCATATCTGGTAGGGGGTATAGCTGCTTCTCCACGGAAGATCTCTCTGGTTCTTGTCAAACCAGTCGAGGAGTGCCTGTTGAAGAGTGTTGGGGGTGGACATGAATAATCTGTTTTAGTCAAAAGTTTTAAACAATGGCACAATATGCTTGCGCAACTGGATACAGTTTCTTACAGTTAATTGAAATAGGAAAATAGAAGAAGCGTTTTTAAGAGTATGTAAAAAAAAAGGAGGATTTTCCATGAAAAGTCTAGTCGTCTACTCGTCAAAAAGTGGTAATACCAAAAAACTGGCCGAGGCGGTTTACAACCATCTCAGCGGAGAAAAAGAAATTTTTGCAGTTGCAGACGCTCCAGATCCTGCCGGATACGACTTTGTTGCGGTCGGTTTCTGGCTGCAGGGTGGTCAGCCTGACCCTGATTCCCAGGCGTTTCTGGCGAAAATTGCAGAGGGACAGGATCTGTATCTTTTTGCTACTCATGGTGCAGCTGCCGGGTCGCCACATGCCGAGAATGCAATGAATGCTGCGAAATCCATCGCTGCCAAGGGCCATGTGATTGCCACCTTTTCCTGTCCCGGTCAGGTTCCTGAAAAGGTTCTGGAAATGGCCAGCAAGAAAGATCCCCAGCCGCCATGGTTGGCTGACGCTCCAGCTGCAGTTGGCCATCCCGACGAAACCGATGTTAAGAATGTTGTGCGTCTTCTTGTGGAGTTGGATTTACCTTAGAGAAACAAAGGAAAACTCCGGTTTGTTCTCTTTTTTTCTGATCCAGTTGAGTCCTTTCTGCACTGGACGATAGGAGAGCAGACGATCTGTCAGCGCCCGTTTTCCAGGAAAGTCCAGCAGAGAGATGCCAAGGATAATGGTAAGGATTCCCTGGCCTGGGAGAAAGAGCATCAGGATCCCGGAAAGAAAAAGGATGAATCCTAAAAAGTAGCGCAGGGTACGAAGGAGGATGAATATCACAGGATGTTCATCCTCCTTTTTTTTGTGTTCGTGGAGGTGGATAAAAAAATCCTTGTCGAGCATACCGATGATCCAGGGAATGATAAGCAGGCTCAGGAAGAATGTCGCAGTTGAAAGAAGGCCAAGCAGGCTGAGTAGGTGGCCGTATGTGTCAATAAAGAGTTGCATTACGCTGAGAGTCGTTGACGGAGGATCAGACCATTGTATTGGCAAGTACCCAGAGTCGCCAGGTATCGGATTTTCTTCTTTCAAGAAGCTTGAGTTTATCCATGGGGAGGGCAGCGAGGAGTTCCTCTTCCATGGAGGGAATAAATCCCGAGATAATATAGTAGCGTGCATTCCAGAAATCCGGATTCTCAAAAAAACTGAGCAGCAGCCCTTTGTAGAGGTTTGCCACCACCAGGTCAACGCTGGTATCGGGAAGCACACCACGAAGGTCTGCCTCCATAACCGTGATCTGTGTGTCACAGTTGTTTAAGCCTACATTTTTTTCGGCCACGGTACATGCAAAGGGGTTGTTGTCATAGGATCGTATTGTATCGACCCCAAGCTTGGCAGCACCGAGGGAAAGTAATCCTGTTCCTGTGCCAAAATCCACCATGGTATTGATTTGCCTGGGGGTGGAGCAGAGCATATCACTGATCGTCTGCAGACACAGTCTGGTGGTAGGGTGAAACCCGGAGCCAAATATAACACTTGGGTCGAGCTGAATGGTGATTTCTTCCTCGTTGTCGTTCAGCTGGTCGACTTCCCATAGTGGAGCAACAACGAGAGGCGGTACAGAGAAGGTGGTGATATCCAGTCCCGCCTCCCAATCCTGATAGTCCAGATTGGCGTCATAGATGATTTCTGCGCCACTCCGCCTGCAGATAGCTTCGACAAGTTCCTTTTTTTCCTTATGAAAAAAGAGGATTGCGGTGTCATCTTCAATCCAGGTACCGATAAGGTCTGGATCATCAATAATGCCTAAATCAATGCGGTCAAAATTGTAGACATAGAGCTGGTCGTAACGGGTATATGGCGGTTTTAGCATAATTATTAGGGAGTACTGCGAACTGTTGTGATACCGATACGGGAACCATTTGTAGCGCTGGCATCGGTGATTTCCGGTTTGTTCATTATGGTTACGCGCCGGGGAGAAATATTCAGGCTGTGGACACAGAAATCGTACACGATGAGACTACGTTCCCTGGCCAGGCCGAGCAGGGTTTCATCACTGATGGAAACGGGCTTGGCCTGAATCGGTTTATATCCGGCAAGATCTTTTTTAGGGATATTCTCTTCTTTTACGGTGTTTCCCGGCGGTGCAGCCAGTATTGCGGCTTGTTGCTTCTTCTGGTATTCGGCAAGAGCCTGACTGTTGATACTGTCAACTCGTTGCTGTTCTATTTCTTCCTGTAATGCCTGTAATACTTGCCGGTCTGTTTTGTTGTCGGCCAGTCCTGTTATTGTAAGGCCGAGTCCGGGATGTTCATGTAAAAGTTCGGCGTATCGGCCAAGAATCTTTTTACCTTTACTGTCAATTTGGTTTGAGCCTGGCTGAAAGGAGACAGTGTTCTGATCCTGCAGATCTTTAAAGCGGCGGTCAAGCAGGAGTGGGGTGTAAGATGCTTTGATGACAGTTGTTTGAAAGGTAGTCAGAGCTTCTTTGAGGAGTGAGCGACTGCTGTCCGTAATGGCTATATCCAACGGAAAGGAGTTATCAGTGTCCTTCAGAAAGGCGAGCGCCAGCGCCGTGTCGGAATTGAGGGAAGCAGGTTGAAGGTTTGTAACAATGATTTTATTTTTACTGCTGAAAAGTGAATCTTTTTCAATCATATTCAGCTCCAGGGACAGGCTTGCATGCTCTGGACTGATCGTGGATGACTCCAGTTGTTTGTGAAATATTTTAAGTGGTAAGTCAGAGAATTTCATTCCTGCACGAGCCTCAAGTG comes from Desulfocapsa sulfexigens DSM 10523 and encodes:
- a CDS encoding flavodoxin family protein, which produces MKSLVVYSSKSGNTKKLAEAVYNHLSGEKEIFAVADAPDPAGYDFVAVGFWLQGGQPDPDSQAFLAKIAEGQDLYLFATHGAAAGSPHAENAMNAAKSIAAKGHVIATFSCPGQVPEKVLEMASKKDPQPPWLADAPAAVGHPDETDVKNVVRLLVELDLP
- a CDS encoding PGPGW domain-containing protein — protein: MQLFIDTYGHLLSLLGLLSTATFFLSLLIIPWIIGMLDKDFFIHLHEHKKKEDEHPVIFILLRTLRYFLGFILFLSGILMLFLPGQGILTIILGISLLDFPGKRALTDRLLSYRPVQKGLNWIRKKENKPEFSFVSLR
- the amrB gene encoding AmmeMemoRadiSam system protein B, with translation MASIIRSPAVAGRFYPGDAESLRLAIRELAGNHPLPATKQKVLAALSPHAGYVYSGGVAAETLGRVEVPETVILLGPNHTGKGAPVALSTATWNMPMGSVPVNRHFAQDLLEATDIIEEDELAHTYEHSLEVQIPFLQMVQPNLSIVPITISHVSYQILNELGLALAEVIKQNDSGNILIVASTDMTHYEPREAADKKDHYVLKKIADMDPNILYRSVIGHNISMCGIMPVTVALIAALELGATKTELVRYTDSGEISGDTKQVVGYAGVLIS
- the cysS gene encoding cysteine--tRNA ligase produces the protein MPVKIYNTLTRKKELLKPIEPGHIKLYVCGITSYDYCHIGHARSALAFDMIVRYLRYRGNKVTYIRNFTDIDDKIIARAEEQGTTTEELANRFIDEFYVDMDRLGVDRPTMEPKATEHIQEMIDLVSELIDKGMAYPAGGDVYYKVHSFDGYGKLSGRNLDDMQAGARVSVNENKTDPMDFVMWKASKPGEPSWDSPWGPGRPGWHIECSAMSRKYLGSTFDIHGGGQDLIFPHHENELAQSEGANNKPFVNMWIHHGFVTIRDEKMSKSLGNFLTIRDILAHYHPEVLRFFIFSTQYRNPLDFSEAAMQDAMTGLDRLYECIAACDALGTAHSDSAEIVATPKDIKKIESLEERFQKAMDNDFNTAQAQASLFETVKVINKIIQQLPDVPATSDYNLLKSGSADIVKLAAIMGIVQENAAEYLAHKKAAMLAETDISEAEILALIAERNQARTDKNWTRSDEIRDELLDRGIELKDGPEGTGWSVKRS
- the mutY gene encoding A/G-specific adenine glycosylase; the encoded protein is MSTPNTLQQALLDWFDKNQRDLPWRSSYTPYQIWISEIMLQQTQMDRVTVFFSRWMNTFPDIATLAMASEDQILKCWEGLGYYSRARNILKTAQILVERHEGRIPSSRKELLKLPGIGPYTAGAIASISFNRDVPVVDANIERIFARLFNIDLISGSPEAKRIHWQKAETLLPPKQARNFNQGLMELGALICRPKKPDCSLCPLAPYCLALKHDLIPERPIPKKSTKILPIEMATGVLLHNGQLFIQQRLEDDVWGSLWEFPGGRLKLGETPEQTVVREFFEETEFKIEIDSKITTTIHHFTRYKVTLHCFLVTLAQQDSDPVLHAAQEFKWIPFTALASHAFPAGHRKLINHMEESGFFLNQSPCKPD
- a CDS encoding 50S ribosomal protein L11 methyltransferase, translating into MLKPPYTRYDQLYVYNFDRIDLGIIDDPDLIGTWIEDDTAILFFHKEKKELVEAICRRSGAEIIYDANLDYQDWEAGLDITTFSVPPLVVAPLWEVDQLNDNEEEITIQLDPSVIFGSGFHPTTRLCLQTISDMLCSTPRQINTMVDFGTGTGLLSLGAAKLGVDTIRSYDNNPFACTVAEKNVGLNNCDTQITVMEADLRGVLPDTSVDLVVANLYKGLLLSFFENPDFWNARYYIISGFIPSMEEELLAALPMDKLKLLERRKSDTWRLWVLANTMV
- a CDS encoding AmpG family muropeptide MFS transporter — protein: MAEKNSSSGSKIDMLRVWVHPRVLTMLFLGFSAGVPILLIFSTLSVWLREAGVSRSAVTFFSWAALGYSFKFIWAPLVDKLPLPLLTKMFGRRRSWMLFSQFSVITAIVWMGLTDPTRSDTSLVYMALAAVFLGFSSATQDIVIDAYRIESVDESMQAMLASTYVAGYRIGMLVAGAGSLYIASWLGTSRELYNVSAWRGTYLVMAAVMLVGVATTCVIDEPQGSGKTPYRYTVIQYIRFLCLFLLAAALFAACFFLSASFVASLKEQLVASAGIHGKLIGFMVETVRLFLALGVAAFGALLAVKAGLADRDMVQESYVAPVQDFFLRYGVKTAVVLLLLVGFYRISDIVLGVVSNVFYLDMGFSKNVIATVTKTFGLLMTLAGGFLGGVLTIRYGVYRMLFVGGVLAAATNLLFMLLAQSGENITVLTVVIGADNLCAGLASTAFVAFLSSLTNISFTAVQYALFSSLMTLFPKLIGGYSGTAVSSYGYETFFLMTAVLGVPVLVLIWFAGRLVEKKT